The window TCCGTGCAACACGTAATTCCAACCTGGGTAAAATAAGAGTCTATTATATATGAAAAAGATATTATTTACTCAGCGAGCGAACACTCCGCATTGGGTAGGCGACGGCTTTCCAGCAAGATCCATTTTCAGCTACAACGACATAGCCAAGGATATTTCTCCATTTTTACTTATGGATTATTTAGGCCCCGCCGAATTTCCTCCATCAAGATCAAGCCATCGTCTCGGTGTTGGCGAACATCCTCACAGAGGCTTTGAGACGGTTACAATTATCTATTCGGGAGAAGTAGAGCATAAAGATTCTTCCGGTGGCGGCGGTGTCATTAAAGCTGGTGATGTCCAATGGATGACCGCAGGTTCGGGACTAGTCCATGAAGAGTTTCATGGAAAGGAAATTTCCGAAAAAGGTGGAGAATTACACGGCATTCAACTTTGGGTCAACTTACCTAAAGAGTATAAGATGACCAAACCCAAATACCAAGCCATCGAAAAGAAAAATATTCCAGTGATTCAACTCCCAAATGGAGCTGGAAATGTAAGAGTAATCGCCGGTGATTTTAATGGAACAAAAGGTCCCGCATCGACTTTTACTCCTATCAATCTCTGGGACATTAATCTTAAGGCGGGCCAACCGGTTGAGTTCAAGGTTCCTACCGATCAAACAGCTGTTGTCTTCCTTGCTCATGGATCCGTCACAATCA is drawn from Leptospira saintgironsiae and contains these coding sequences:
- a CDS encoding pirin family protein, with amino-acid sequence MKKILFTQRANTPHWVGDGFPARSIFSYNDIAKDISPFLLMDYLGPAEFPPSRSSHRLGVGEHPHRGFETVTIIYSGEVEHKDSSGGGGVIKAGDVQWMTAGSGLVHEEFHGKEISEKGGELHGIQLWVNLPKEYKMTKPKYQAIEKKNIPVIQLPNGAGNVRVIAGDFNGTKGPASTFTPINLWDINLKAGQPVEFKVPTDQTAVVFLAHGSVTINEVQLIEDAEIAVLEKENDTFTLKANQDAKLMFLGGTTINEPISGYGPFVMNTSSEIAEALKDFERGKMGALEKLEGSE